One genomic segment of bacterium includes these proteins:
- a CDS encoding bifunctional nuclease family protein has protein sequence MIEVIVTKVSFNPQQGGYMVILREKDSERWLPILIGPVEAQAIADNLRGGQFQRPRTFDLMASLLRALDGQVRGVQINRLHENTFFAEVVLERPDGERIRVDARPSDAIPLALRLGLAIQVHPDLMEAAGQHGFSQAVTLEEFILKLEGELDEAVEREDFEQAVRLRDQIRYYRKLIQPDEEGESRP, from the coding sequence GTGATCGAGGTCATCGTCACCAAGGTGAGCTTCAACCCCCAGCAGGGCGGATACATGGTGATCCTGCGTGAGAAGGACTCCGAGCGCTGGCTGCCCATCCTGATCGGGCCGGTGGAAGCCCAGGCCATCGCCGACAATCTGCGGGGCGGGCAGTTCCAGCGCCCCAGGACCTTCGACTTGATGGCCTCCCTGCTGCGGGCACTGGACGGACAGGTGCGCGGCGTGCAGATCAACCGCCTGCATGAGAACACCTTCTTTGCCGAAGTCGTGTTGGAGCGACCCGACGGCGAGCGCATCCGCGTGGACGCCCGCCCCTCCGACGCCATCCCGCTGGCTTTGCGGCTGGGCTTGGCCATCCAGGTCCATCCCGATCTGATGGAGGCCGCCGGCCAGCATGGATTCTCACAAGCGGTGACGCTTGAGGAGTTCATCCTCAAGCTGGAGGGCGAGCTGGACGAGGCGGTGGAGCGGGAGGATTTCGAACAGGCCGTCCGCCTGCGGGACCAGATCCGCTACTATCGAAAGCTGATCCAGCCCGATGAAGAGGGGGAATCCCGCCCATGA
- the fliS gene encoding flagellar export chaperone FliS, with amino-acid sequence MSQDLRFRQYHETQARTADRGRLLLMVYDAAVGAVRDSQRLMREGDVPGKGVQMDRAIRAVGELRQSLDMEKGQDIARSLDRLYEFMLHRMREANLRNDPSHLEVVARLLEDLRATWSQVIRRQEQDPPAEQGRAAIQV; translated from the coding sequence ATGAGCCAGGATCTACGCTTCCGCCAGTACCATGAGACCCAGGCGCGGACCGCCGACCGGGGCCGCCTGCTCCTGATGGTCTACGATGCGGCGGTGGGGGCCGTGCGGGACAGTCAGCGGCTGATGAGGGAGGGCGACGTGCCCGGCAAGGGAGTCCAGATGGATCGGGCCATCCGCGCCGTGGGCGAGCTGCGCCAGTCCTTGGACATGGAGAAGGGGCAGGACATCGCCCGCAGCCTGGACCGCCTTTACGAGTTCATGCTGCACCGCATGAGGGAGGCCAACCTGCGCAACGATCCCTCCCACCTGGAGGTGGTGGCGCGACTGCTGGAGGACTTGCGCGCCACCTGGTCCCAGGTCATCCGCCGGCAGGAGCAGGATCCGCCGGCCGAGCAGGGCCGCGCGGCGATCCAGGTCTAG
- a CDS encoding flagellar biosynthesis anti-sigma factor FlgM has product MDISTGQTSQLGQALRRAAIEARYQSVRDLGRAAESALAGEDRVEISRDGRDLGRLRGVLMDAAAALPDVREEILAQVRDRMATGYYDREVVVDRISDRLLEQGSLRAASAGAVGTPEEDYRQDLMREVNDKIQSGFYTDGEVMKFVADRLMNIYQIDSHGDKE; this is encoded by the coding sequence ATGGACATTTCCACCGGCCAAACATCCCAGTTGGGACAGGCCCTGCGCCGTGCCGCGATCGAGGCGCGCTACCAGAGCGTGCGTGATCTGGGTCGTGCCGCCGAGAGCGCCCTGGCGGGCGAGGACCGGGTCGAGATCAGCCGGGACGGGCGCGACCTGGGACGTTTGCGCGGCGTGCTGATGGACGCGGCCGCGGCCCTGCCCGATGTGCGCGAGGAGATCCTCGCCCAGGTGCGGGATAGGATGGCGACGGGCTACTACGATAGGGAGGTTGTCGTGGACCGAATCAGTGATCGCCTGCTGGAGCAGGGCAGTCTGCGCGCGGCCTCCGCTGGCGCTGTCGGCACTCCGGAAGAGGACTACCGGCAGGACCTGATGCGGGAAGTGAACGACAAAATCCAGTCGGGATTTTATACCGATGGCGAAGTAATGAAGTTCGTCGCCGATCGGTTAATGAATATCTATCAAATTGATTCTCATGGAGATAAAGAATAG
- the fliD gene encoding flagellar filament capping protein FliD: protein MASVSTISGLSSGIDWQSTIDALMRLEQRRVTLIENRQSLEQKRLDAWRAINNRMLALNTSMGSLQEAAAFLSSRALSSQPNSVAVTATGSAAPGVYRVQVEQLAAAARLVHQGVASADDSSLNTSGADQVFAYTYGSGDEAVTVTLAIPDGATLRDLRDLINQDAANPGVRASLLNDGSGGANGWHLVLSGTATGLAAQLAVDEELTTLGGGSFGAAAFTVTQEARNALYRVDGYPPEGWLESSGNTLTDTIEGLSLTLAASTAGEELTITVERDDAAIKAKIQSFVSAYNDLVGLINSTTTYNSEESTMGVLLGDSGVNQLKRTISQLVTRPFAGLDADARYTLLGQVGIKSGAGGLLGMDETKLEAALAGHPEDLAALFTFNARSDSPVFRFFTRQADTPAGAVSLSAEYDAEGALVGATLNGQTARVDGRLISGPENGPWAGLRILFRDPGDGPGTRSGTITLIHGAAAALTRSLTALTDSERGLVSFQTSRLEKSISRLADSIEDMNARLEAKRAQLTREYLAMESAMSRLQSQSSALSSLTTSSS, encoded by the coding sequence CAACAATCGCATGCTCGCCCTCAACACCTCCATGGGCTCCCTGCAGGAGGCCGCCGCCTTTCTCAGCAGCCGCGCGCTCAGCAGCCAGCCCAACAGCGTGGCTGTCACCGCCACGGGCAGCGCGGCTCCGGGCGTCTACCGCGTGCAGGTGGAGCAATTGGCCGCGGCGGCGCGCCTGGTCCATCAGGGCGTGGCCAGCGCGGACGACTCCTCCCTCAACACATCGGGCGCCGACCAGGTCTTCGCCTATACCTACGGCAGCGGCGACGAGGCCGTCACGGTCACGCTGGCCATACCCGACGGGGCCACCCTGAGGGATCTGCGCGACCTCATCAACCAGGACGCCGCCAATCCCGGCGTGCGTGCCAGCCTGCTCAACGACGGCAGCGGCGGGGCCAACGGCTGGCACCTTGTGCTGTCCGGCACGGCCACCGGACTGGCTGCCCAACTGGCGGTGGATGAGGAGCTGACCACCCTGGGCGGCGGCAGCTTTGGCGCCGCTGCGTTCACCGTCACGCAGGAGGCGCGCAACGCCCTCTACCGCGTGGACGGCTATCCACCGGAAGGCTGGCTGGAGTCGTCGGGGAACACACTGACGGACACGATCGAGGGCCTCAGCCTCACCCTTGCGGCGTCCACCGCCGGCGAGGAGCTGACCATCACGGTGGAGCGCGACGACGCGGCGATCAAGGCCAAGATCCAGTCCTTCGTCAGCGCCTACAACGACCTGGTCGGCCTCATCAACAGCACGACCACCTACAATTCCGAAGAAAGCACGATGGGTGTGCTGCTGGGGGACAGCGGTGTCAACCAGTTGAAGCGCACCATCAGCCAGCTGGTGACGCGGCCCTTCGCCGGCTTGGACGCGGACGCACGTTACACGCTGCTGGGACAGGTCGGCATCAAGAGCGGCGCCGGCGGCCTGCTCGGCATGGATGAAACCAAGCTGGAGGCCGCCCTGGCCGGCCATCCCGAGGATCTGGCGGCTCTTTTCACCTTCAACGCACGCAGCGACAGCCCGGTCTTCCGCTTCTTCACGCGCCAGGCGGACACACCGGCCGGAGCGGTGTCGCTCAGCGCCGAGTACGATGCCGAGGGCGCGCTGGTGGGCGCCACCCTCAACGGCCAGACGGCGCGGGTGGACGGCCGCCTCATCTCCGGCCCCGAGAATGGCCCCTGGGCCGGATTGCGCATCCTCTTCCGCGACCCCGGCGACGGGCCGGGCACGCGCAGCGGCACGATCACGCTGATCCACGGCGCCGCCGCCGCCCTGACCCGCTCCCTGACGGCATTGACCGACAGCGAGCGCGGCCTGGTCAGCTTCCAGACCAGCCGGCTGGAGAAGTCCATCAGCCGACTGGCCGACTCCATCGAGGACATGAACGCACGACTTGAAGCAAAGCGCGCGCAGTTGACGCGGGAGTACCTGGCCATGGAAAGCGCCATGAGCAGGCTGCAGTCCCAGTCCAGCGCGCTGAGTTCGCTCACCACGTCCTCCAGTTAG
- a CDS encoding DUF1844 domain-containing protein: protein MDKNDQLLFSLILQYQQLAMMALGKVARPGDGMRTDLEEAAYFIDVLAMLEDKTRDRLPDELVRMLTSAVTDLRLNFVDEKARLDAVLPAAATEGDA, encoded by the coding sequence ATGGACAAGAACGATCAGCTGCTTTTCTCCTTGATCCTGCAGTACCAGCAGCTCGCCATGATGGCGCTGGGCAAGGTGGCCCGCCCCGGCGACGGCATGCGCACGGACCTGGAGGAAGCGGCTTACTTCATCGACGTGCTCGCCATGTTGGAGGACAAGACGCGGGACCGCCTGCCCGACGAGCTGGTGCGCATGCTCACATCCGCCGTCACCGACCTGCGGCTGAATTTCGTTGACGAAAAGGCGCGCCTGGACGCCGTCCTGCCGGCCGCCGCCACCGAGGGCGACGCGTGA